From a region of the Syngnathoides biaculeatus isolate LvHL_M chromosome 2, ASM1980259v1, whole genome shotgun sequence genome:
- the samd10b gene encoding sterile alpha motif domain-containing protein 10 isoform X2, translated as MAVDAASSFSFCRASLEHTLSAEELNYQLPSRSGGSNLTWHDSRSQRTAAHARTVKLLQQPGTEGIQLHPGEAFTVYHTSPTLSSLSKPVVLWTQQDVCKWLKKHCPHNYLTYVEAFSHHAITGRALLRLNGEKLQRMGIVQDTLRQEVLQQVLQLQVREEVRNLQLLSRTSFGNFS; from the exons CGGCATCCAGCTTCAGCTTTTGCCGAGCCTCCCTGGAGCACACGCTGTCGGCCGAAGAGCTGAACTACCAGCTGCCGAGTCGCTCCGGAGGAAGCAACCTGACCTGGCATGACAGCCGTAGCCAGAGAACAGCAGCACACGCGCGCACCGTCAAACTGCTGCAACAGCCCGGAACTGAGGGCATCCAG CTGCATCCAGGTGAAGCCTTCACCGTATATCACACTAGCCCGACGTTGTCCAGTCTGTCCAAACCTGTGGTGCTGTGGACTCAGCAGGATGTCTGCAAGTGGCTTAAGAAACACTGTCCTCACAACTACTTGACTTACGTAGAAGCCTTCTCTCATCATGCCATCACAG GACGGGCATTGCTGCGTTTGAACGGGGAGAAGCTCCAGAGGATGGGAATCGTGCAGGACACCCTAAGACAGGAAGTCCTCCAGCAAGTATTGCAGCTTCAGGTTCGAGAAGAGGTCCGCAACCTTCAGCTCCTCAGTCGAA